The genomic DNA ATCATCGCCATACTCCGCCAGCACCTCGGCACCTTCGCTATGCAGCAGGTCGCAGAGCAAGCCGCATTCATATTCCCCTTGTAATGCTCCTACCTGTTCCTTCAATACGATCCGATTTCGTGACTCCGGCAAAAGCGCGTCAATTTCTTCTACCCAAACTCCGAGAAGCTTACGCAGCTTACCCGGATAGCCTCCGGTTGTGACTAGATCGTTTTCATTCACAATTCCGCTGAAAAAGGTGGTGACAAAGGTGCCGCCATGTTCAGTAAATTGTTCCAGCTTTTCCGCTGTACCCGGCTTGACCATGTAGAGTACAGGCGCGATAATGAGATCATATTTCTGGAAATCTGATTCCACGGAAATCAAGTCTACCTGCACGTTACGGTGGAATAGAGCGGCATAATATTTGTGCACCTGATCGACGTAATTCAGTGCTACAGAAGGACCGCTTGATTTCTCCAGTGCCCACCAATTATCCCAATCGAACAAAATGGCTACTTTTGCGTTAACGGTTGCATCCAGCAGCGTATTACCTAAAGTGCCAAGCTCTCTGCCGAGCTGTGCCACCTCCCGGAATACGCGTGTATTCTCATGACCGACATGCTCAATCACAGCCCCGTGGAATTTCTCACAGGCTCCGATGGAACGGCGAAGCTGGAAGAACATGACCGTGTCTGCGCCATGCGCAACTGCCTGGTAACTCCATAACCGCATGACACCAGGCCGCTTGAGTGAATTGTATGCTTGCCAGTTTTGCTGGCTCGGTGTTTGCTCCATCAGCATAAACGGCTGCCCATCCTTAAGACCGCGCATCAGATCGTGGGCCATCGCGGTATAGCTCGGTGGGGTATTAGCCCGCGGATAGCTGTCCCAAGACACAATATCCATGTGCTTTGCCCATTTGAAATAGTCCAGTTGCTTGAAAAAGCCCATCAGATTAGTCGTTATGACAGCTTCGGGGATATGCTTTTTGATCGCGTTATACTCCAGTAAATAGCATTCCAGCATACTGTCTGAATTAAAGCGTGCGTAATCAAGGGAAATGCCCTGAAAGGTGGAGTGGTTTTCGCCCCAATGCTCGCTCAGATTATTTGGGGGTACAATTTCATTCCAATCATAGAAGGTGTGCCCCCAGAACGAAGTATTCCATACCCGGTTCACTTTTTCCAGTGTTCCATATTTTTGTTTGAGCCACACCCGGAATGCAGCAGCACAGTTATCGCAATAGCAATCCCCGCCGTACTCATTGGACACGTGCCACACGAGGATCGCAGGATGATTTTTGTAGCGTTCTGCCAGTCGGTCAGCCATGCTCTCCGCATATTTGCGGTAGGTGGGACTGTTCGGACAGGAATTGTGGCGTCCGCCGAATTTTCGTTTGCGCCCGTCGGCATCGACCCGGAGAATATCTGGGTATCGAGTCGCCATCCAGGCAGGGTGAGCTGCAGTGCTGGTGGCAAGACACACAAAGACACCGCTTTCATATAAACTATCGATGAATTGATCCAGCCATTCAAAATGATATGTGATTTCATCCGATTGAATTTTGGCCCAGGAAAATACGTTGACTGTGGCGATATCAATTCCTGCCAGCTGGAACATGCGTAAGTCCTCC from Paenibacillus sp. FSL R10-2782 includes the following:
- a CDS encoding beta-galactosidase; protein product: MISGKLPKVFYGGDYNPEQWDNTTHQEDLRMFQLAGIDIATVNVFSWAKIQSDEITYHFEWLDQFIDSLYESGVFVCLATSTAAHPAWMATRYPDILRVDADGRKRKFGGRHNSCPNSPTYRKYAESMADRLAERYKNHPAILVWHVSNEYGGDCYCDNCAAAFRVWLKQKYGTLEKVNRVWNTSFWGHTFYDWNEIVPPNNLSEHWGENHSTFQGISLDYARFNSDSMLECYLLEYNAIKKHIPEAVITTNLMGFFKQLDYFKWAKHMDIVSWDSYPRANTPPSYTAMAHDLMRGLKDGQPFMLMEQTPSQQNWQAYNSLKRPGVMRLWSYQAVAHGADTVMFFQLRRSIGACEKFHGAVIEHVGHENTRVFREVAQLGRELGTLGNTLLDATVNAKVAILFDWDNWWALEKSSGPSVALNYVDQVHKYYAALFHRNVQVDLISVESDFQKYDLIIAPVLYMVKPGTAEKLEQFTEHGGTFVTTFFSGIVNENDLVTTGGYPGKLRKLLGVWVEEIDALLPESRNRIVLKEQVGALQGEYECGLLCDLLHSEGAEVLAEYGDDFYQGMPVLTRNRFGQGEAWYVASDPEEAFLDGLLGYICEEKGIPSLLRAPAGVEASVRSKDGKSYLFILNHNAQKQNYHLDEQKGHELLSGEFLEGDVTIEGYGFHVLELS